The Bacteroidota bacterium genome contains a region encoding:
- a CDS encoding RNA polymerase sigma factor, translated as MSTRSEIAQAETKQQEFVEADMLKIIEGCKKNDRLSQAALYKKFFGKMMAMCLRYAASRDEALEILNEGFLKVFTNLDNYNSTGSFEGWVRRIVFHTAMDAVRTRLRYKEEPMAENFDAGIAENLTDNLQAADLMLLLQKLPEATRTVFNLFAIEGYKHQEIADLLKISEGTSKWHVAEARKQLQKMLNQLNY; from the coding sequence ATGTCAACCCGAAGTGAAATAGCACAAGCCGAGACCAAACAACAAGAATTTGTTGAGGCAGATATGCTGAAAATTATTGAGGGTTGTAAAAAAAATGACCGACTTAGTCAGGCAGCGTTGTACAAAAAGTTCTTTGGTAAAATGATGGCAATGTGCTTACGGTATGCCGCTAGTCGCGATGAAGCTTTGGAGATTTTGAACGAGGGGTTTTTGAAAGTATTCACCAACTTAGATAACTATAATTCTACGGGCAGTTTTGAAGGATGGGTAAGGCGTATCGTATTTCACACCGCAATGGATGCTGTGAGGACAAGACTTCGCTACAAAGAAGAACCTATGGCAGAAAACTTTGATGCAGGTATTGCGGAGAATCTCACCGATAATTTGCAAGCAGCGGACCTGATGTTATTATTACAAAAACTTCCAGAGGCAACCCGCACCGTATTTAATTTGTTTGCAATAGAAGGATACAAGCATCAAGAGATTGCAGACCTTTTAAAGATAAGCGAAGGCACTTCCAAATGGCATGTGGCCGAAGCTAGAAAGCAATTACAAAAAATGCTAAACCAACTGAACTATTAA
- a CDS encoding T9SS type A sorting domain-containing protein yields MGKYEGRENIKNVYHIFPNPTNDLLYINGLPPQKTNITLYDVLGKKVFSTFTSGEKLYNINVGHLPKGLYIILVGHISQKIVVE; encoded by the coding sequence TTGGGAAAGTATGAAGGAAGAGAAAATATAAAAAATGTATATCATATATTCCCCAATCCTACTAATGATTTATTGTATATTAATGGTTTGCCGCCACAAAAAACAAATATAACATTATATGATGTGCTGGGTAAAAAAGTGTTTAGTACTTTTACCAGCGGAGAGAAATTGTACAATATAAATGTCGGGCATTTACCAAAAGGATTATATATAATACTTGTTGGACATATTTCTCAAAAGATTGTGGTAGAGTAG
- a CDS encoding gliding motility-associated C-terminal domain-containing protein, which produces MKNLQKIVLIITLFCLPILGFAQCSFLTFKADTTQGCAPTTIRFAVQNFQAGSTFSWDFGNGFTFPSYSDSVKYNLYKFQGIFDVKLKVVLPNAAVCNVNKYNYIKINGNVNILVFTNTSNLCKKTDTVTITDSTLMVKTREWVIDGVKLTDTSRQIKYTFGSIGFKQISIKISTTDGCVASQIMDSAVTVWDSVGLDFNASKYNGCPPFTSNFVPLMLLNGQKVKTYNWGFPNAKPTSSNVQSPKVTYTKPGDYDVSLQISTIQGCTYKYNKIKAITVYNQPKVKWKIDRKYACLSDTIMAQASITSGLLKRVQWDFNPPGPTILDSSLTCDSMHFNLSQGGSYAVTIRVSYDDCEVDTIINPFLYANELRAEFDANYKTLCVAPDTVTFINQTIANSNKNIKYKWLFYDSAGKVIDSSTLLNPSHIYKKYGKFKVSLQAYDDTCFSEAVKSEYIKILQPDSVQITAAPNKCCTGEKVNFSSQRSGFSDKFKSRYIWKIYTKNFDSLIATDTNANPKIMFKDTGIYAAVFIAYNMGGCADTVKDSAIVHVLLPEADFKINTNVLCLGQSLTLTSLPVTKFKSPFYNWIIKHHDSANVKITMGGSMVSTPLPKVGSYDIYHIYGTATCQDTFVKYNAVTVNGLDIIGMVNYTQSCVPLAFSVGSKLMYNVHAGNPNDTVVYYWTSDNLDVSFSQPDSPTTNVVMPVTGCFKVSLQIANSMGCNVNYPDVFKGCAGLYANFKMTSNTPCVGDTVYTVNKSGLSTKFKWYSTPPGKVEFLPNDSVSNPKLLFNDSGNIKVSMIAFSQVGCSDTATYNVKAKKIFVDFYSPDTVRYCGPSTVTFYVKSLNNDYYEWDFGDGSATIAGYLKKVSHVYDIKKGKNKWDITFKVTDNIGCNSTIIKPNYIKLNGPVPSFDMISAAGCDPLQVTIKNTSQNCLTTYLYNDIGGLDSSGGNPTFTYNLLNKNNLYEIYRPYMYGIDSNRSCKKLFFSDDSVLVYQRPKAKFSVSDTVACANLKVNFYDSSFAAFKHEWDFNNDGIVDDTNINTSKVFTVLGNYTVKLKVENIAGCVDSAIYTNLVRVTDTPNFEFDYTGKEFCFGEKVSFILIQKSLGSIVKVHWDFGDPNDNADTANIVNPDYIFKNAGHFPVSVYVETDGKCYTTISKDTLVRILAQQPNPATSIIYATVLNNQDIKVVWGKCPSTYFYNYKLYRNINGVNTLLYTSTTLNDTVYIDKNAPVGTQLYDYEVIAEDRCFADTLKGWVHNNILLNIDTIGKNAHVLNWRPYHGWPLINSKPVPHTLYRSTSFTGYFAPIAYFTDDSSYIDSNLCDSLYFYYIIAANTITGDTSMSNLTSQHPNYLGPDTPIYLKNVTVVDNNYLLISWDTNNIWDKTNRFFMMRQYGKGPYLLYQTLKAPEYEDRYVDIENSIYHYKIIRQDQCLVVGPAGNEGNNIVLRGTNKDDITYLHWNEYKQWKNGVKNYRIELYNYTKLRYDVIDSTTDTTYTDKVIRNYIDSAFCYHIVAVENDPLNPANSMSNMACVKLPAKVFFPNAFTPNNDNLNEVFKPTISFVHGADYNNKLKYRFEIFDRWGGRVFLTNDPMSGWDGKINGVLAEPGVYVYTMESVSFLDLQTIIQNGSFHLLRGRE; this is translated from the coding sequence TTGAAAAATCTACAGAAAATAGTACTTATTATTACGCTGTTTTGCTTGCCCATACTAGGGTTTGCCCAATGTAGTTTTCTCACTTTCAAAGCCGATACGACCCAAGGTTGTGCCCCCACTACAATCCGTTTCGCCGTTCAAAATTTTCAGGCAGGGAGTACTTTTTCATGGGATTTTGGCAATGGTTTTACCTTTCCTTCCTATTCTGATAGCGTAAAATATAATTTATATAAGTTTCAAGGTATTTTTGATGTGAAGCTCAAAGTTGTACTACCCAATGCCGCAGTGTGCAACGTGAACAAATATAATTATATCAAAATTAATGGCAATGTCAATATTCTGGTTTTTACCAACACGAGCAACCTCTGCAAAAAGACGGATACCGTAACCATAACCGACTCTACCCTGATGGTGAAAACCCGGGAGTGGGTGATAGATGGAGTGAAGTTGACTGATACAAGTCGACAGATAAAATATACTTTTGGGAGCATCGGCTTTAAGCAAATAAGTATTAAAATAAGCACGACTGATGGGTGTGTGGCTTCGCAAATTATGGATTCAGCGGTAACCGTCTGGGACAGTGTCGGCCTCGATTTTAATGCCAGCAAATACAATGGATGCCCTCCGTTTACTTCCAATTTTGTTCCACTTATGTTGCTGAATGGGCAAAAGGTGAAAACTTATAATTGGGGCTTCCCTAATGCCAAACCTACATCAAGCAATGTACAGTCGCCTAAAGTTACCTACACAAAACCAGGAGATTACGATGTGTCTTTGCAAATAAGTACCATACAAGGATGTACTTATAAATACAATAAAATAAAAGCAATTACGGTATATAACCAACCTAAAGTGAAATGGAAAATAGACCGCAAATATGCTTGTTTGTCTGATACAATTATGGCACAGGCATCTATTACCAGTGGTTTGCTGAAGCGAGTACAATGGGATTTTAACCCGCCAGGCCCTACTATACTCGACTCTTCGCTTACTTGCGATTCTATGCATTTTAATCTATCGCAAGGCGGTAGTTATGCAGTTACTATCAGGGTTAGCTATGATGATTGCGAAGTGGATACGATAATCAATCCATTTTTATATGCGAATGAATTACGTGCCGAGTTCGATGCCAATTATAAAACCCTGTGCGTTGCACCCGATACTGTTACCTTCATCAATCAAACTATTGCCAATTCCAATAAAAACATCAAATATAAATGGTTGTTCTATGATAGTGCTGGTAAAGTAATAGACAGTTCAACGCTTTTAAACCCAAGCCATATATACAAAAAGTATGGTAAATTTAAAGTATCGCTACAGGCCTATGACGACACCTGTTTCTCGGAAGCTGTAAAAAGTGAATACATAAAAATATTACAGCCCGACAGTGTACAAATAACAGCCGCCCCCAATAAATGTTGCACAGGCGAGAAGGTAAATTTTTCTTCCCAACGCTCTGGATTTTCAGATAAGTTCAAGTCGCGATATATATGGAAAATATATACCAAAAATTTTGACAGCCTCATAGCCACCGATACCAATGCCAATCCCAAAATAATGTTTAAGGATACTGGAATATATGCAGCGGTTTTTATTGCTTATAATATGGGCGGCTGTGCCGATACGGTTAAGGACTCAGCTATTGTGCATGTGCTATTGCCCGAGGCCGATTTTAAAATTAATACCAATGTGCTATGCTTAGGGCAAAGCCTTACTTTAACTAGCTTACCCGTCACCAAATTTAAAAGCCCTTTTTATAACTGGATCATTAAACACCACGATAGTGCCAATGTGAAAATCACCATGGGTGGATCTATGGTTTCAACTCCGCTTCCCAAAGTGGGGAGTTATGATATATATCACATATATGGGACGGCTACTTGCCAAGACACTTTCGTGAAATACAATGCCGTAACGGTGAATGGTCTCGATATAATAGGCATGGTAAATTATACACAAAGTTGTGTACCCTTAGCTTTCTCCGTGGGCTCTAAATTGATGTATAATGTTCATGCTGGAAACCCAAACGACACCGTAGTTTATTACTGGACTTCCGATAACTTGGATGTTAGTTTTAGTCAGCCGGACTCTCCTACAACCAATGTAGTAATGCCCGTTACAGGATGTTTTAAAGTATCGCTGCAAATAGCAAACAGTATGGGTTGTAATGTAAATTATCCCGATGTATTTAAAGGTTGTGCAGGATTATATGCCAATTTTAAAATGACGAGCAATACACCCTGTGTGGGCGATACGGTATACACCGTCAACAAATCAGGTTTGTCCACCAAGTTCAAATGGTATTCTACGCCACCTGGCAAAGTGGAATTTTTGCCCAATGATTCTGTTTCCAATCCCAAATTATTGTTTAATGACTCTGGAAATATTAAAGTGAGCATGATTGCTTTTTCTCAAGTGGGATGCAGCGACACTGCCACCTACAACGTGAAAGCTAAAAAAATATTTGTCGATTTTTATTCGCCAGATACGGTTAGATATTGTGGCCCTTCCACAGTTACTTTCTATGTTAAATCGCTGAACAACGATTATTATGAATGGGATTTTGGTGATGGGTCAGCAACTATTGCCGGCTACCTTAAAAAAGTATCGCATGTATATGATATTAAAAAAGGTAAAAACAAATGGGATATCACGTTTAAAGTTACGGATAATATAGGTTGTAATAGCACCATTATAAAACCTAATTATATAAAACTAAATGGCCCAGTGCCTTCTTTTGATATGATAAGTGCTGCGGGTTGCGATCCGTTGCAGGTTACAATTAAAAATACTTCACAAAATTGCCTTACTACTTATTTATATAATGATATTGGAGGTTTGGATAGCAGTGGTGGCAATCCTACCTTTACCTATAATTTGCTGAATAAAAATAATTTATACGAAATATACCGACCTTATATGTACGGAATAGATAGTAACCGAAGTTGTAAAAAACTGTTCTTCTCCGATGATAGCGTCTTGGTGTATCAAAGACCAAAGGCAAAGTTCTCCGTTTCGGATACTGTAGCGTGTGCAAATTTGAAGGTGAATTTTTATGATTCCTCTTTTGCAGCCTTCAAACATGAATGGGATTTCAACAACGATGGAATCGTAGACGATACCAATATCAATACTTCCAAGGTATTTACGGTTCTGGGTAATTATACTGTTAAATTAAAAGTAGAGAATATAGCGGGCTGCGTCGATTCAGCAATATATACCAATTTGGTGCGGGTAACCGATACACCCAATTTCGAGTTCGACTACACGGGGAAAGAGTTCTGTTTCGGTGAAAAAGTATCATTTATACTCATACAAAAATCATTGGGTTCTATAGTGAAAGTACATTGGGATTTTGGTGACCCGAATGACAATGCCGATACTGCCAATATTGTAAATCCAGATTATATATTTAAGAATGCAGGGCATTTCCCAGTATCAGTTTATGTAGAAACAGATGGTAAGTGCTATACAACTATTTCAAAAGATACCTTGGTAAGGATATTGGCACAGCAGCCTAATCCAGCCACATCTATTATATATGCAACAGTACTGAATAATCAGGATATAAAAGTAGTTTGGGGTAAATGCCCCTCAACTTATTTCTATAATTATAAATTATATAGAAATATTAATGGGGTGAACACTTTATTATATACAAGTACTACCCTAAACGATACCGTATATATAGATAAAAATGCTCCAGTTGGAACACAGTTATACGACTATGAAGTAATTGCTGAAGACCGCTGTTTTGCTGATACTTTAAAAGGTTGGGTACATAATAATATTTTACTCAATATTGATACCATTGGCAAAAACGCCCATGTACTGAATTGGAGACCTTACCACGGATGGCCTTTAATAAATAGCAAACCAGTACCACATACTTTATATAGGTCTACCTCTTTCACGGGTTATTTTGCACCCATTGCATACTTCACCGATGATTCAAGTTATATAGACTCGAATTTGTGCGACTCCTTATATTTTTATTATATTATAGCTGCAAATACGATTACAGGCGACACTTCCATGAGTAACCTTACCTCTCAACACCCCAATTACCTAGGGCCCGATACTCCTATATATTTAAAAAATGTAACGGTGGTCGATAATAATTATTTGCTAATAAGCTGGGATACGAATAATATATGGGACAAAACCAATAGGTTTTTTATGATGCGGCAGTATGGCAAAGGGCCTTATTTATTATATCAAACATTGAAAGCACCCGAGTATGAAGACCGATATGTAGATATAGAAAACAGCATTTATCATTATAAGATTATTAGACAAGACCAATGCTTGGTAGTGGGACCTGCGGGCAATGAAGGCAATAATATAGTACTACGCGGAACTAATAAAGATGATATAACCTATTTGCATTGGAATGAATATAAGCAATGGAAAAATGGCGTAAAAAATTACCGTATAGAATTATATAATTATACCAAATTGCGTTACGATGTAATTGATTCTACCACCGATACCACTTATACAGACAAGGTTATTAGAAACTATATAGATTCAGCATTTTGTTACCATATAGTTGCTGTAGAAAACGACCCACTAAACCCTGCCAATAGTATGTCGAATATGGCCTGTGTGAAATTGCCAGCCAAAGTTTTTTTCCCCAATGCTTTTACCCCGAACAATGATAATTTGAACGAGGTTTTTAAACCTACTATATCATTTGTACACGGAGCAGATTATAATAACAAACTTAAATATCGTTTCGAAATATTTGACCGTTGGGGTGGACGGGTATTCTTAACCAATGACCCCATGAGTGGTTGGGATGGTAAAATTAATGGTGTATTAGCCGAGCCCGGAGTATATGTGTACACGATGGAATCAGTATCATTCCTCGACTTGCAAACCATTATACAAAATGGTAGTTTTCATTTGTTGAGAGGGAGAGAATAA
- a CDS encoding helix-hairpin-helix domain-containing protein, which produces MNAFSGSHHDIWMLYTFRCAVFYATEQNHEPEKLNWWYWKEKTYNE; this is translated from the coding sequence CTGAATGCGTTTTCGGGCAGTCATCATGATATCTGGATGTTATATACTTTTCGTTGTGCCGTGTTTTATGCAACAGAACAAAACCATGAGCCAGAAAAACTGAACTGGTGGTATTGGAAAGAGAAAACTTATAATGAATAA